Proteins from one Mycobacterium sp. EPa45 genomic window:
- a CDS encoding sensor histidine kinase KdpD produces MRIYLGAAPGVGKTFAMLGEAHRRLERGTDLVAAVVETHGRKKTAELLSGIEVIAPRYIEYRGSSFPELDVPAVLARKPQVVLVDELAHTNTPGSKNAKRWQDVEELLEAGIAVISTVNVQHLESLNDVVAQITGIEQQETVPDEIVRGAAQIELVDITPEALRRRLSHGNVYAPEKVDAALSNYFRRGNLTALRELALLWLADQVDAALAKYRADNKITATWEARERVVVAVTGGAESETLVRRASRIASKSSAELMVVHVARGDGLSGVSAPQMGKVRELATSVGATVHTVVGDDVGKALLDFAREMNATQLVIGTSRRSRWARVLDEGIGAAIVQDSGKIDVHMVTHEEAKRGFSVRAASPRERRVLSWLAAVIVPSVICALTALFLDKYLTIGGESALFVVGVLVVALLGGVAPAVLSAMLSGLLLNYFLTEPRYSFTIAEPDAAITELVLLMLAVAVAVLVDRAASRQREARHASQEAELLTLFAGSVLRGADLATLLERVRETYSQRAVSVVRIRGNDEQIVACVGKDPCVTVDSADTAIEVGDDEFWMLLAGRSLPARDRRVLTAVAKQAAGLVRQRELAAEASKAEAIEKADELRRSLLSAVSHDLRTPLAGAKAAVSSLRSDDVGFSAEDTAELLATVEESVDQLTALVDNLLDSSRLAAGVVRPELKRVYLEEVVQRALLSIGRGSTGFAALRLDRVKIDVGDAVALADAGLLERVLANLVDNALRYAPDSIVRVNAGRIADRVLINVVDEGPGVPQGAEEQLFEPFQRLGDRNNKYGVGLGLSVARGFVEAMGGTVSATDTPGGGLTVIVDLAAPPGGR; encoded by the coding sequence TTGCGCATCTACCTCGGTGCCGCGCCGGGTGTGGGCAAGACGTTCGCGATGCTCGGCGAGGCGCATCGCCGTCTGGAACGGGGCACGGATCTGGTGGCCGCCGTGGTCGAGACACACGGGCGCAAGAAGACGGCCGAATTGCTGAGCGGAATCGAGGTCATCGCGCCGCGCTACATCGAGTACCGGGGCAGCAGCTTTCCTGAACTCGATGTTCCGGCCGTACTGGCCCGCAAGCCGCAAGTCGTGCTCGTCGACGAGCTGGCCCACACCAATACACCCGGCAGCAAGAACGCCAAACGCTGGCAGGACGTCGAGGAGTTGCTCGAGGCCGGCATCGCGGTGATCTCGACCGTCAACGTCCAACACCTGGAGAGCCTCAACGACGTCGTCGCACAGATCACCGGTATCGAGCAGCAGGAGACGGTGCCCGACGAGATCGTGCGCGGCGCAGCTCAGATCGAACTGGTCGATATCACTCCAGAAGCTCTGCGGCGCAGGCTTTCTCATGGCAACGTCTATGCCCCGGAGAAGGTCGACGCGGCGTTGTCGAATTACTTCCGCCGGGGCAACCTGACCGCGCTTCGAGAACTCGCGCTGCTGTGGCTGGCCGACCAGGTGGACGCCGCGCTGGCCAAATATCGTGCCGACAACAAGATCACCGCGACGTGGGAGGCCCGGGAACGCGTCGTCGTCGCCGTCACCGGCGGAGCGGAGTCGGAGACGTTGGTGCGCCGGGCATCTCGAATCGCATCGAAGTCCAGCGCCGAACTGATGGTCGTGCACGTGGCGCGCGGCGACGGGTTATCCGGCGTCTCAGCGCCTCAGATGGGCAAGGTGCGCGAGCTGGCGACCAGCGTGGGCGCGACCGTGCACACCGTCGTCGGTGACGATGTGGGCAAGGCGCTGTTGGATTTCGCCCGCGAGATGAACGCCACCCAGCTGGTGATCGGAACGTCGCGGCGCTCCCGGTGGGCCCGCGTCCTCGACGAAGGCATCGGAGCGGCGATCGTTCAGGACTCCGGCAAGATCGACGTGCACATGGTGACCCACGAGGAGGCCAAGCGGGGCTTCTCGGTCCGGGCGGCGTCGCCCCGCGAACGCCGTGTGCTTTCCTGGCTGGCCGCCGTCATCGTGCCGTCGGTCATCTGCGCGCTGACCGCGCTATTCCTCGACAAGTACCTGACCATCGGCGGCGAGAGCGCGTTGTTCGTGGTCGGGGTGCTGGTCGTCGCCCTGCTCGGCGGGGTGGCACCGGCGGTGCTGTCGGCCATGCTGTCCGGTCTGCTGCTCAACTATTTCCTGACCGAGCCGCGGTACTCGTTCACCATCGCCGAACCCGACGCCGCGATCACCGAACTCGTCCTGCTGATGCTGGCCGTTGCGGTCGCCGTGCTCGTCGACCGAGCGGCCAGCCGGCAGCGCGAAGCCCGGCACGCCTCCCAGGAAGCCGAGTTGCTGACGCTGTTCGCCGGCTCGGTGTTGCGCGGCGCGGATCTGGCGACCCTGCTCGAGCGGGTACGGGAGACCTACTCCCAGCGCGCCGTGAGCGTCGTGCGAATCCGCGGCAACGACGAGCAGATCGTCGCCTGTGTCGGCAAAGATCCCTGTGTGACAGTCGATTCGGCTGACACGGCGATCGAGGTCGGTGACGACGAGTTCTGGATGCTGCTGGCCGGCCGCAGCCTGCCCGCCCGCGACAGGCGGGTGCTCACCGCCGTCGCCAAACAGGCCGCCGGGCTGGTGCGGCAGCGGGAGCTGGCCGCGGAGGCGAGCAAGGCCGAGGCCATCGAGAAGGCCGACGAGTTGCGCCGCTCGCTGCTGTCGGCGGTCAGCCATGACCTGCGTACCCCGCTGGCGGGTGCCAAGGCCGCGGTGTCCAGCCTGCGTTCCGACGACGTCGGCTTCTCCGCGGAGGACACCGCCGAACTACTTGCCACGGTCGAGGAATCGGTCGACCAGTTGACCGCGCTGGTGGACAACCTGCTGGACTCCTCGCGGCTGGCCGCGGGCGTCGTGCGCCCCGAACTCAAACGGGTCTACCTCGAGGAGGTGGTTCAGCGCGCACTGCTGAGCATCGGGCGCGGATCGACGGGGTTCGCCGCCCTGCGGCTGGACCGGGTCAAGATCGACGTCGGGGATGCGGTGGCGCTGGCCGATGCCGGCCTCCTGGAGCGGGTGCTGGCGAACCTCGTCGACAACGCGCTGCGCTACGCACCGGATTCCATCGTGCGGGTCAACGCGGGCCGGATCGCGGACCGGGTGCTGATCAACGTCGTCGACGAAGGGCCCGGCGTGCCGCAGGGCGCCGAGGAGCAGCTGTTCGAGCCGTTCCAACGCCTGGGCGACCGCAATAACAAATACGGTGTCGGACTGGGCCTTTCGGTGGCCCGGGGGTTCGTCGAAGCGATGGGCGGAACGGTCTCGGCCACCGACACCCCCGGTGGCGGTCTGACCGTGATCGTCGATCTGGCCGCACCGCCGGGAGGCCGGTGA
- a CDS encoding response regulator, protein MLVIDDEPQILRALRINLSVRGYEVTTAATGAGALKAAAEHPPDVIVLDLGLPDMDGIEVLGGLRGWLRAPVIVLSARTDSAEKVDALDAGADDYVTKPFGMDEFLARLRAAVRRGAAASETDEPVIETGSFTVDLAAKKVIKNGAEVHLTPTEWGMLEMLVRNRGKLVGREELLREVWGPAYAKETHYLRVYLAQLRRKLEDDPSRPRHLLTEAGMGYRFEP, encoded by the coding sequence GTGCTGGTGATCGACGACGAGCCGCAGATCCTTCGGGCACTGCGGATCAATCTGAGCGTGCGCGGCTACGAGGTGACCACCGCCGCGACCGGCGCCGGCGCGTTGAAGGCCGCCGCCGAGCACCCGCCGGACGTGATCGTGCTCGACCTGGGGCTGCCCGACATGGACGGCATCGAGGTGCTCGGCGGACTGCGCGGCTGGCTGCGCGCACCGGTGATCGTGCTGTCGGCCCGCACCGACTCCGCGGAGAAGGTCGACGCACTCGACGCCGGCGCCGACGACTATGTGACGAAGCCGTTCGGGATGGACGAGTTCCTGGCCCGGCTGCGTGCCGCGGTGCGCCGAGGCGCGGCGGCATCGGAAACCGACGAGCCGGTGATCGAAACCGGGTCGTTCACAGTCGATCTGGCAGCCAAGAAGGTCATCAAGAACGGCGCCGAGGTGCACCTGACCCCCACCGAGTGGGGCATGCTCGAGATGCTGGTGCGCAACCGCGGCAAGCTGGTGGGCCGCGAGGAGTTGCTCAGGGAGGTGTGGGGCCCGGCGTATGCCAAGGAGACGCACTATCTGCGGGTATACCTGGCGCAACTGCGCCGCAAACTGGAAGACGACCCGTCGCGCCCGCGGCATCTGCTGACCGAGGCGGGCATGGGTTACCGCTTCGAGCCGTAA
- a CDS encoding DUF4383 domain-containing protein, with translation METARSGRLQRPRVGLLAVQGAAVLVAAAFLAVAIAGFIPGLTTHLDQLHWAHESHSQLFGVFGVSVVHNLVHLAFGVAGLILARTFARARAYLIGGGVIYLGLWVYGLLIDLAGPRNMLPLNNADNWLHFAIGVVMTVLGLTLAGTKTPTGADGVPLILPEDED, from the coding sequence ATGGAGACGGCTCGTTCCGGAAGACTCCAGCGCCCGAGAGTCGGCCTGCTGGCGGTACAGGGAGCCGCGGTGCTAGTCGCCGCGGCGTTTCTGGCCGTCGCCATCGCCGGCTTCATTCCCGGGCTGACCACCCATCTGGACCAGCTGCACTGGGCGCACGAATCGCATTCCCAGCTGTTCGGAGTATTCGGGGTGTCGGTGGTGCACAACCTCGTCCACCTTGCGTTCGGTGTGGCCGGCCTGATCCTTGCGCGCACGTTCGCCCGCGCGCGGGCCTACCTGATCGGCGGCGGGGTGATCTATCTCGGACTGTGGGTCTATGGCCTGCTGATCGACCTGGCCGGACCACGAAACATGCTGCCGCTCAACAACGCCGACAACTGGCTGCACTTCGCGATCGGTGTGGTGATGACGGTGCTGGGCTTGACATTGGCCGGAACCAAGACGCCCACCGGCGCCGACGGGGTGCCGCTGATCCTGCCGGAGGACGAGGACTGA
- a CDS encoding Ppx/GppA phosphatase family protein: protein MDIIVETNRVAAIDCGTNSIRLLIADLAGGRLHDVHREMRIVRLGQGVDATGQFAPDALARTQAALADYAALLKQFDVAKVRMVATSATRDAANRDEFFSMTAEVLDPVVPGAVAEVITGQEEAELSFNGAVGELDSAAAPFVVVDLGGGSTEVVLGDAAGRVQASFSADIGCVRLTERCLHSDPPTAAEVAAARDVVRERLGEALRVVPVDQAKTWVGVAGTFTTLAALAQHMTVYDPEAIHLSRVGFPDLLAVCDQLVGMTRKQRAALGPMHEGRVDVIGGGSIVVEELAYSLGQRAGIDELIVSEHDILDGIALSIV from the coding sequence GTGGACATCATCGTAGAGACGAACCGGGTTGCGGCCATCGACTGCGGCACCAACTCGATCCGGCTGCTGATCGCTGACCTCGCCGGGGGGCGTCTGCACGATGTGCACCGGGAGATGCGCATCGTGAGGCTGGGTCAGGGCGTCGATGCCACCGGGCAATTCGCGCCGGACGCGCTGGCCCGCACCCAGGCCGCACTGGCCGACTACGCCGCGCTGCTCAAGCAGTTCGACGTCGCCAAGGTGCGGATGGTGGCGACGTCGGCGACGCGGGATGCGGCCAACCGCGATGAGTTCTTCTCGATGACCGCCGAGGTGCTGGACCCGGTGGTGCCCGGTGCGGTCGCCGAGGTGATCACCGGCCAGGAGGAAGCCGAGCTGTCCTTCAACGGCGCCGTCGGTGAACTCGACAGTGCCGCAGCGCCGTTCGTGGTGGTCGACCTCGGTGGCGGCTCGACGGAGGTGGTGTTGGGTGACGCGGCGGGTCGGGTGCAGGCCAGCTTCTCAGCCGATATCGGTTGCGTGCGGCTCACCGAGCGCTGCCTGCACTCCGATCCGCCGACCGCCGCGGAGGTGGCCGCCGCGCGTGATGTGGTGCGGGAACGGCTCGGCGAGGCGCTGCGGGTCGTGCCGGTGGATCAGGCCAAGACGTGGGTGGGGGTGGCGGGCACCTTCACCACCCTCGCCGCGCTGGCCCAGCACATGACCGTCTACGACCCGGAGGCGATCCACCTCTCCCGGGTCGGGTTCCCGGATCTGCTGGCGGTCTGCGACCAGCTTGTCGGGATGACCCGCAAGCAGCGCGCAGCGCTGGGTCCCATGCACGAGGGCCGCGTCGACGTCATCGGCGGCGGTTCGATCGTCGTCGAGGAGCTGGCCTACTCGTTGGGGCAGCGGGCGGGAATCGATGAGCTGATCGTCAGCGAGCACGACATCCTCGACGGGATTGCGCTGTCGATCGTCTGA
- a CDS encoding DUF501 domain-containing protein, protein MVDPVDLDAVARQLGREPRGVLEIAYRCPNGEPAVVKTAPRLPDGTPFPTLYYLTHPVLTAAASRLESDGLMREMSERLQQDPQLAAAYRLAHESYLAERDAIEPLGTTFTGGGMPDRVKCLHVVIAHSLAKGRGVNPFGDEALAVLAAEPGMAGILDKEEWTSS, encoded by the coding sequence GTGGTTGATCCCGTCGATCTCGACGCGGTGGCGCGGCAGCTCGGACGCGAGCCGCGCGGCGTACTGGAGATCGCCTACCGATGCCCCAATGGTGAACCGGCAGTTGTGAAGACGGCGCCCCGGCTACCGGACGGGACCCCGTTCCCGACGCTGTACTACCTGACCCATCCGGTGTTGACCGCAGCCGCGAGCCGGCTGGAGTCCGACGGACTGATGCGTGAGATGAGCGAGCGACTGCAGCAGGACCCGCAGCTCGCCGCGGCTTACCGGCTGGCCCACGAGTCGTATCTGGCCGAGCGCGACGCGATCGAGCCGTTGGGCACGACGTTCACCGGGGGCGGGATGCCCGATCGGGTCAAGTGCCTGCATGTGGTGATCGCGCATTCGCTGGCAAAAGGCCGTGGCGTCAACCCCTTTGGTGACGAAGCGTTGGCCGTGCTGGCCGCCGAGCCCGGGATGGCGGGAATTCTCGACAAAGAGGAGTGGACATCATCGTAG
- a CDS encoding septum formation initiator family protein: MAESKRPDSKRRSPASRPGAPGRVRSRTSPTAKKDPRPADTKAAPEAVGADGPATSSRGHSVTEPVRRAIAASAEHQSEQRLGFTARRAAILAAVVCVLTLTIAGPVRTYFAQRTEMKQLSASEAALRKQIADLESQKAKLADPVYIAAQARERLGFVMPGDIPYQVQLPAGAVVAPDTGPQAAPVRSNDPWYTSLWHTIADTPHGPPPVPTTDPGPPPPEPLPAPPPAPGG; the protein is encoded by the coding sequence GTGGCGGAAAGCAAGCGGCCCGATTCGAAGCGGCGCTCCCCGGCCTCCCGGCCGGGTGCGCCGGGTCGGGTCCGCTCGCGCACGTCGCCTACGGCGAAGAAGGATCCGCGTCCCGCGGACACAAAGGCCGCACCCGAAGCTGTCGGAGCCGATGGGCCGGCGACATCCAGCAGAGGCCACAGTGTCACCGAACCGGTCCGCCGCGCGATCGCGGCCTCGGCGGAGCATCAGAGTGAACAGCGACTCGGCTTCACCGCGCGCCGCGCGGCCATCCTTGCCGCGGTGGTCTGCGTGCTCACCTTGACCATCGCCGGCCCGGTACGGACGTATTTCGCGCAGCGCACCGAGATGAAGCAGCTTTCCGCCTCGGAAGCCGCACTGCGCAAGCAGATTGCCGATCTGGAGTCGCAGAAAGCCAAGCTGGCGGACCCGGTGTACATCGCCGCCCAGGCCCGCGAGCGGCTGGGCTTCGTGATGCCCGGCGACATTCCCTATCAGGTGCAATTGCCCGCCGGTGCCGTCGTCGCCCCCGACACCGGTCCGCAGGCCGCCCCGGTGCGCAGCAACGACCCCTGGTACACCTCGCTGTGGCACACCATCGCCGACACCCCGCACGGCCCGCCCCCGGTCCCCACGACCGACCCCGGCCCGCCGCCGCCGGAACCTCTTCCAGCCCCACCTCCGGCGCCCGGTGGTTGA
- the eno gene encoding phosphopyruvate hydratase → MPIIEQVAAREILDSRGNPTVEVEVALIDGTFARAAVPSGASTGEHEAVELRDGAARYGGKGVQKAVEAVLDEIAPAVIGLSADDQRLVDQALLDLDGTPDKSRLGANAILGVSLAVAKAAADSAGLPLFRYLGGPNAHILPVPMMNILNGGAHADTGVDVQEFMVAPIGAPSFKEALRWGTEVYHSLKAVLKKQGLSTGLGDEGGFAPDVAGTRAALDLIGTAIEAAGFTLGTDVALALDVAATEFFTAGKGYAFEKEVRTAEQMGHFYAELLDSYALVSIEDPLSEDDWDGWIELTTAIGDRVQLVGDDLFVTNPERLEDGIERGAANALLVKVNQIGTLTETLDAVALAHNSGYRTMMSHRSGETEDTTIADLAVAVSSGQIKTGAPARSERVAKYNQLLRIEEALGDAARYAGDLAFPRFVVGE, encoded by the coding sequence GTGCCCATCATCGAGCAGGTCGCGGCCCGCGAGATCCTCGACTCCCGCGGCAACCCGACTGTCGAGGTCGAGGTGGCCCTGATCGACGGCACTTTCGCGCGCGCCGCCGTTCCGTCGGGTGCATCGACCGGCGAGCACGAGGCCGTCGAACTGCGTGACGGCGCGGCCCGCTATGGCGGCAAGGGTGTGCAGAAAGCCGTCGAGGCGGTGCTCGACGAGATCGCCCCCGCGGTCATCGGGCTGTCCGCCGACGACCAGCGTCTCGTCGACCAGGCGCTGCTCGACTTGGACGGCACCCCCGACAAGTCGCGGCTGGGCGCCAACGCCATCCTCGGCGTCTCCCTGGCAGTGGCCAAGGCCGCCGCGGACAGTGCCGGTCTTCCCCTCTTTCGGTACCTGGGCGGACCCAATGCCCACATCCTGCCCGTGCCGATGATGAACATCCTCAACGGCGGCGCGCACGCCGACACCGGTGTCGACGTCCAGGAGTTCATGGTGGCGCCGATCGGTGCGCCCAGCTTCAAGGAGGCGCTGCGCTGGGGTACGGAGGTCTATCACTCGTTGAAGGCGGTGCTCAAGAAGCAGGGGCTGTCCACCGGGCTCGGTGACGAGGGCGGCTTCGCGCCCGACGTCGCCGGCACCAGGGCGGCACTCGATCTGATCGGGACGGCCATCGAGGCGGCAGGCTTCACGCTCGGCACCGACGTCGCGCTGGCCCTCGACGTAGCCGCAACCGAATTCTTCACTGCCGGTAAGGGTTACGCCTTCGAGAAGGAGGTCCGCACCGCCGAGCAGATGGGCCACTTCTACGCCGAGCTGCTGGACTCCTACGCGCTGGTGTCGATCGAGGATCCGCTGTCCGAAGACGACTGGGATGGCTGGATCGAGCTCACGACCGCGATCGGCGACCGGGTGCAGCTGGTGGGTGACGACCTGTTCGTCACCAATCCCGAACGGCTCGAGGACGGCATCGAGCGGGGCGCGGCCAACGCACTGTTGGTGAAGGTCAACCAGATCGGCACGCTCACCGAGACGCTCGATGCGGTCGCGCTGGCCCACAACAGCGGCTACCGCACGATGATGAGCCACCGCAGCGGTGAAACCGAGGACACCACCATCGCCGATCTGGCGGTCGCCGTCAGTAGCGGTCAGATCAAGACCGGTGCGCCGGCGCGCAGCGAGCGGGTCGCCAAGTACAACCAGTTGCTGCGCATCGAGGAGGCGCTCGGCGACGCCGCGCGCTACGCAGGCGATCTCGCCTTCCCGCGGTTCGTGGTCGGCGAATAG
- a CDS encoding lytic transglycosylase domain-containing protein, which produces MSSTRWLRPVAVVAAAAMLLAASCSWQLGTPIPDGVPPPPGDPVPAVDTHAKGRPADQLHEWAAQRAPALGIPITSLEAYAYAARVAEVENPNCHLAWTTLAGIGMVESHHGTYRDAIIAPNGDVSPPIRGVHLDGTNGNLEIIDDEQTISNDEPIYARAMGPMQFIPETWRLYGVDANNDGVISPDNIDDAALSAAGYLCFRGKDLASPRGWMNALHAYNHSDQYARTVRDWATAYAQGHAL; this is translated from the coding sequence GTGTCGTCAACGCGTTGGCTGCGTCCTGTCGCCGTCGTTGCGGCGGCGGCCATGTTGCTGGCGGCAAGTTGCTCCTGGCAGCTGGGTACGCCGATTCCGGATGGTGTGCCCCCGCCGCCGGGCGATCCGGTGCCTGCGGTCGACACCCACGCCAAGGGCCGGCCGGCCGATCAGCTGCACGAGTGGGCTGCGCAGCGCGCACCCGCACTCGGCATCCCGATAACCTCGCTCGAAGCCTATGCCTACGCCGCGCGGGTGGCGGAGGTGGAAAATCCCAACTGCCATCTGGCCTGGACGACGCTGGCCGGCATCGGCATGGTCGAAAGCCACCACGGCACCTACCGCGACGCGATCATTGCGCCCAACGGCGACGTCAGCCCGCCGATCAGGGGGGTGCATCTCGACGGCACCAACGGCAACCTCGAGATCATCGACGACGAGCAGACCATCAGCAATGACGAGCCGATTTATGCCCGGGCGATGGGACCGATGCAGTTCATCCCCGAGACGTGGCGGCTCTACGGCGTCGATGCCAACAACGACGGGGTGATCAGCCCGGACAACATCGACGACGCGGCGCTGTCGGCGGCGGGTTACCTGTGCTTCCGCGGCAAGGATCTGGCCTCGCCGCGCGGTTGGATGAACGCGCTGCACGCCTACAACCACTCCGACCAGTACGCCCGCACCGTGCGCGACTGGGCGACGGCCTACGCCCAGGGCCACGCGCTCTGA
- the efeU gene encoding iron uptake transporter permease EfeU, with the protein MTDLAAIPTGIHTTYSAAAPNVGAQLFGSGLIGVREGLEAGIIVMVLIAFLVKSDRRDALKWVWLGVAAAVLMTVGVFLTIQYSAYTVDNLAAEAIAGVASLVAVVIVTSMVLWMRKASASMSGDLRAGMTKALETGALAVFSLSFLAVGREGFETALFMVGYAEAETAWPLVGLFIGVLVAAVIAWGMYAGAVRINLAKFFSYTGVFLILVAAGVLSYGVGALQTVGWVPGLGNKAFDISAAFNWSAWYGEIIQGVLNVTPTPTVLQLICWLAYIVIVLALFLRPTRPAATQAPATAVSTEKADASEESGHSLLPERSHK; encoded by the coding sequence ATGACCGACCTGGCGGCAATTCCGACCGGCATCCACACCACATACAGCGCTGCCGCGCCGAATGTCGGCGCGCAGCTGTTCGGCAGCGGGCTGATCGGCGTGCGCGAGGGTTTGGAAGCCGGGATCATCGTCATGGTCCTGATCGCGTTCCTGGTGAAATCCGATCGCCGCGACGCCCTGAAATGGGTGTGGCTCGGTGTCGCTGCAGCCGTCCTGATGACAGTGGGCGTGTTCCTCACGATCCAGTACAGCGCGTACACGGTCGACAACCTGGCAGCCGAGGCCATCGCCGGGGTGGCGTCCCTGGTCGCCGTCGTGATCGTCACGTCGATGGTCCTGTGGATGCGTAAGGCGTCGGCCAGCATGTCCGGTGATCTGCGCGCAGGAATGACGAAGGCGCTCGAAACAGGTGCGTTGGCGGTGTTCTCGCTGTCGTTCCTGGCAGTGGGCCGAGAGGGCTTCGAGACTGCGCTGTTCATGGTGGGCTACGCCGAGGCCGAGACCGCGTGGCCGCTGGTGGGTCTGTTCATCGGTGTGCTGGTGGCCGCCGTGATCGCCTGGGGCATGTACGCCGGCGCCGTGCGGATCAACCTGGCTAAGTTTTTCTCCTACACCGGCGTGTTCCTGATTCTGGTGGCGGCGGGCGTCCTGTCCTACGGCGTCGGAGCTCTTCAGACCGTGGGCTGGGTGCCCGGCCTCGGCAACAAGGCCTTCGACATCAGTGCCGCGTTCAACTGGTCGGCCTGGTACGGCGAAATCATCCAGGGCGTCCTCAATGTCACCCCCACCCCGACGGTGTTGCAGCTGATCTGCTGGCTGGCCTACATCGTCATCGTGCTTGCGCTGTTCCTGCGGCCCACCCGCCCTGCGGCCACGCAGGCCCCGGCCACTGCGGTCTCCACTGAGAAAGCCGACGCCTCCGAAGAATCGGGGCACTCCCTCCTTCCCGAAAGGTCTCATAAGTGA
- the efeO gene encoding iron uptake system protein EfeO has translation MAACTAKENKSADASPKAASEITVNASDTECKLSATQAGTGPSTFVITNNGSKVTEFYVYGKGERVMGEVENISPGLQRKLVVQLAEPGTYKTACKPGMVGDGIRGDFTVTGNAVAADTEGEFSEASESYKRYVNSQTDALIPATQLFVDAVKKGDVAAAKAQYPVARTYYERIEPVAESFPDDLDPRIDLREADLEPGQKWTGFHALEKQLWVTGLQPDANALADQLLADIKELNDGVKAPGWTIDSTQIAGGAQGLLDEISKSKITGEEDIFSHTDLWDFTANVQGSQTAVASVRPILDSRNAELGKRVDKGFTDVEALLAKYRKGDGFVLYDTVTEPQRQELSRAIDALSKEVSQVQGVIAPQ, from the coding sequence ATGGCCGCCTGCACGGCCAAGGAGAACAAGTCCGCGGATGCGAGCCCCAAGGCGGCTTCCGAGATCACCGTCAACGCCTCCGACACCGAGTGCAAGCTGTCGGCCACGCAGGCCGGCACCGGCCCGAGCACCTTCGTGATCACCAACAACGGGTCCAAGGTCACCGAGTTCTACGTGTACGGCAAGGGCGAGCGGGTGATGGGTGAGGTCGAGAACATCTCCCCCGGACTACAGCGCAAGCTGGTCGTGCAGCTCGCCGAGCCCGGCACCTACAAGACCGCGTGCAAACCGGGCATGGTCGGCGACGGCATCCGCGGCGACTTCACGGTGACCGGCAACGCCGTCGCGGCCGACACCGAGGGTGAATTCTCCGAAGCCAGCGAAAGCTACAAGCGCTACGTCAACAGCCAGACCGACGCTCTGATCCCGGCGACCCAACTGTTCGTCGACGCGGTCAAGAAGGGTGATGTCGCGGCGGCGAAGGCGCAGTATCCAGTCGCGCGCACCTACTACGAGCGCATCGAGCCGGTCGCCGAATCGTTCCCCGACGATCTCGACCCGCGCATCGACCTCCGGGAAGCCGACCTGGAGCCGGGCCAGAAGTGGACGGGCTTTCACGCGCTGGAGAAGCAGCTCTGGGTCACCGGCCTGCAGCCCGACGCCAACGCCCTGGCCGACCAGCTGCTGGCCGACATCAAAGAACTGAACGACGGTGTGAAGGCACCGGGCTGGACCATCGACTCCACCCAGATCGCCGGCGGCGCACAGGGTCTGCTCGACGAGATCTCCAAGAGCAAGATCACCGGCGAAGAGGACATCTTCAGCCACACCGACCTGTGGGACTTCACCGCCAATGTCCAGGGCAGCCAGACCGCGGTGGCCTCGGTGCGCCCGATCCTCGACAGCCGCAACGCCGAGTTGGGCAAGCGGGTCGACAAGGGCTTCACCGACGTCGAGGCACTGCTGGCCAAGTACCGCAAGGGGGACGGCTTCGTGCTCTACGACACCGTGACCGAGCCGCAGCGACAAGAACTCTCGCGTGCCATCGACGCGTTGAGCAAGGAAGTCAGCCAGGTGCAAGGTGTCATCGCTCCCCAGTAA